DNA sequence from the Paenibacillus azoreducens genome:
AGACGCAAGCAGCTTGTTTTCCCATCAAGCACTTTGCGTCTTTTGGCGGCTTGTCACCGCGCTTTTATAATTAATCATAAACCGCTTCGGTAGAGCAGCTCCGGGCAGCATATCCTGATCTCTGCTTATACCTAGCGCACCCTGCATAATCAATCAACAGAGTCAGGCATCGTATTTTTCGAAAGGAGACCTTTAAGTTCCTTCATAAACATATTGATATCTTTGAACTGCCGGTACACGGATGCGAAGCGCACATAGGCCACCTCATCCACAGGATACAACTGTTCCATCACCAATTCGCCGATCTGACGGCTTTCAACCTCGGCGACTGCCGTGTTGCGGAGTGATTTTTCGACTTCGGAGACAATCGCCTCCAGCTGCTCCACGGATACAGGGCGCTTCTCGCAGGCACGGATCAGGCCGCGCAGGATTTTATCCCGGCTGAATTCCTCACGGCTTCCATCTTTTTTAATGACGATCAGCGGCGTCTCCTCCACCATTTCAAACGTCGTAAAACGCCGGCTGCATCTTTCGCATTCACGTCTGCGGCGGATCGATTTGTTGTCATTGGCCGGACGGGAATCCAGCACCTTGGTGCCTGCGTAATCACAGTACGGGCATTTCATG
Encoded proteins:
- the nrdR gene encoding transcriptional regulator NrdR; protein product: MKCPYCDYAGTKVLDSRPANDNKSIRRRRECERCSRRFTTFEMVEETPLIVIKKDGSREEFSRDKILRGLIRACEKRPVSVEQLEAIVSEVEKSLRNTAVAEVESRQIGELVMEQLYPVDEVAYVRFASVYRQFKDINMFMKELKGLLSKNTMPDSVD